One stretch of Miscanthus floridulus cultivar M001 chromosome 18, ASM1932011v1, whole genome shotgun sequence DNA includes these proteins:
- the LOC136521410 gene encoding uncharacterized protein isoform X1: MVQLPSSGKLHAERAESAMAPSRRAAAAAAVKLEVEELGADERGPLSKRAKAAQLMPPTPPQPQQDMYHNVLDEPSPLGLRLKKSPSLLDLIQMRLSQASNAGESSMDNSGFEPSKKKDNKSGASTAGERLKASNFPANILKIGSWEYVSRYEGDLVAKCYFAKHKLVWEVLDGGLKSKIEIQWSDITALRATCPENGQGTLDVALARPPLFFKETDPQPRKHTLWQATSDFTGGQASMHRRHFLQCPSTLLSKNFEKLIQCDQRLYQLSQQPEIALDSALFEPRCSIFEDPVESKCAGFTNLKDEHEALPGYSGSVSPCAGSSISAKNENNDSMGMPAEYLPQTVGTGILTGVGAVGVQAVGRNVNVAAPDFNIPHWWSQLKVPGLRPSMSVDDLVNHLGNCISEQITSGNPALANNEVPTKETLEGIAQCLLGDTQGPPVSASDERSLMARVDSLCCLIQKDTAPVAKPKPEPNDSDSIGAEASDGSDEEFSSAGYVKKGFVWGAADKPSPHRLATAVPLQDPRGY; encoded by the exons ATGGTGCAGCTGCCGAGCTCGGGGAAGCTGCACGCGGAGCGGGCCGAGTCGGCCATGGCTCCGTCGCGgcgcgcggcggccgcggccgcggtcaAGCTGGAGGTGGAGGAGCTCGGGGCCGACGAGCGCGGCCCGCTCAGCAAGCGCGCCAAGGCAGCTCAGCTGATGCCCCCGACGCCTCCGCAGCCGCAGCAG GATATGTACCACAATGTACTCGATGAACCTAGCCCGTTGGGTTTGCGGCTGAAAAAAAGCCCATCACTCTTGGATTTGATTCAGATGAGGCTTTCTCAAGCATCCAACGCCGGGGAATCTTCCATGGACAACAGTGGTTTTGAGCCttccaagaagaaagacaataaATCTGGTGCGTCTACAGCAGGCGAACGGCTAAAAGCTTCGAATTTTCCTGCAAATATATTGAAGATTGGTTCATGGGAG TATGTGTCACGGTACGAAGGTGATTTGGTGGCAAAGTGTTACTTTGCAAAGCATAAACTTGTGTGGGAAGTTCTGGACGGTGGCCTTAAGAGTAAGATAGAAATTCAATGGTCAGATATTACTGCTTTGAGGGCAACTTGCCCAGAAAATGGCCAAGGAACCTTGGACGTGGCG TTGGCCAGACCACCTCTTTTCTTTAAAGAGACAGATCCGCAGCCAAGAAAACACACACTGTGGCAGGCTACCTCAGATTTCACTGGTGGTCAAGCGAGTATGCACAG GCGGCATTTTCTGCAGTGCCCTTCAACCTTGTTGAGCAAGAATTTTGAGAAGCTTATTCAGTGTGATCAGCGGCTGTATCAATTGAGCCAACAACCAGAGATCGCATTAGACTCTGCATTGTTTGAACCTAGGTGCTCGATATTTGAGGATCCGGTTGAATCAAAATGCGCTGGTTTTACTAATTTGAAAGATGAACATGAGGCTCTACCTGGCTATTCCGGTTCTGTGTCACCATGTGCCGGTTCCTCCATATCTGCTAAGAATGAAAACAATGATTCCATGGGAATGCCAGCTGAATATCTTCCTCAGACAGTAGGAACAG GTATTTTAACAGGAGTTGGGGCTGTAGGTGTACAAGCTGTCGGCAGAAATGTGAATGTTGCAGCACCAGATTTCAATATACCCCACTGGTGGAGTCAATTGAAGGTGCCTGGGCTTAGACCGTCGATGTCGGTGGATGATTTGGTGAACCACCTAGGTAACTGCATCTCAGAGCAGATCACTTCAGGCAATCCGGCATTGGCCAACAATGAGGTGCCGACCAAAGAAACACTTGAGGGGATTGCTCAGTGCCTTCTTGGTGACACACAAGGCCCACCAGTTTCTGCTTCAGACGAGAGATCACTGATGGCCAGGGTGGACTCCCTCTGCTGTTTGATTCAGAAAGACACAGCACCAGTTGCCAAACCAAAGCCGGAGCCAAATGACAGTGACAGCATTGGCGCGGAAGCCTCAGATGGCTCCGACGAAGAATTCAGCTCCGCCGGCTATGTCAAGAAAGGATTCGTTTGGGGAGCTGCTGACAAACCTTCCCCGCATCGCCTCGCTACCGCAGTTCCTCTTCAAGATCCCAGAGGATACTGA
- the LOC136521410 gene encoding uncharacterized protein isoform X2, which produces MVQLPSSGKLHAERAESAMAPSRRAAAAAAVKLEVEELGADERGPLSKRAKAAQLMPPTPPQPQQDMYHNVLDEPSPLGLRLKKSPSLLDLIQMRLSQASNAGESSMDNSGFEPSKKKDNKSGASTAGERLKASNFPANILKIGSWEYVSRYEGDLVAKCYFAKHKLVWEVLDGGLKSKIEIQWSDITALRATCPENGQGTLDVALARPPLFFKETDPQPRKHTLWQATSDFTGGQASMHRRHFLQCPSTLLSKNFEKLIQCDQRLYQLSQQPEIALDSALFEPRCSIFEDPVESKCAGFTNLKDEHEALPGYSGSVSPCAGSSISAKNENNDSMGMPAEYLPQTVGTGVGAVGVQAVGRNVNVAAPDFNIPHWWSQLKVPGLRPSMSVDDLVNHLGNCISEQITSGNPALANNEVPTKETLEGIAQCLLGDTQGPPVSASDERSLMARVDSLCCLIQKDTAPVAKPKPEPNDSDSIGAEASDGSDEEFSSAGYVKKGFVWGAADKPSPHRLATAVPLQDPRGY; this is translated from the exons ATGGTGCAGCTGCCGAGCTCGGGGAAGCTGCACGCGGAGCGGGCCGAGTCGGCCATGGCTCCGTCGCGgcgcgcggcggccgcggccgcggtcaAGCTGGAGGTGGAGGAGCTCGGGGCCGACGAGCGCGGCCCGCTCAGCAAGCGCGCCAAGGCAGCTCAGCTGATGCCCCCGACGCCTCCGCAGCCGCAGCAG GATATGTACCACAATGTACTCGATGAACCTAGCCCGTTGGGTTTGCGGCTGAAAAAAAGCCCATCACTCTTGGATTTGATTCAGATGAGGCTTTCTCAAGCATCCAACGCCGGGGAATCTTCCATGGACAACAGTGGTTTTGAGCCttccaagaagaaagacaataaATCTGGTGCGTCTACAGCAGGCGAACGGCTAAAAGCTTCGAATTTTCCTGCAAATATATTGAAGATTGGTTCATGGGAG TATGTGTCACGGTACGAAGGTGATTTGGTGGCAAAGTGTTACTTTGCAAAGCATAAACTTGTGTGGGAAGTTCTGGACGGTGGCCTTAAGAGTAAGATAGAAATTCAATGGTCAGATATTACTGCTTTGAGGGCAACTTGCCCAGAAAATGGCCAAGGAACCTTGGACGTGGCG TTGGCCAGACCACCTCTTTTCTTTAAAGAGACAGATCCGCAGCCAAGAAAACACACACTGTGGCAGGCTACCTCAGATTTCACTGGTGGTCAAGCGAGTATGCACAG GCGGCATTTTCTGCAGTGCCCTTCAACCTTGTTGAGCAAGAATTTTGAGAAGCTTATTCAGTGTGATCAGCGGCTGTATCAATTGAGCCAACAACCAGAGATCGCATTAGACTCTGCATTGTTTGAACCTAGGTGCTCGATATTTGAGGATCCGGTTGAATCAAAATGCGCTGGTTTTACTAATTTGAAAGATGAACATGAGGCTCTACCTGGCTATTCCGGTTCTGTGTCACCATGTGCCGGTTCCTCCATATCTGCTAAGAATGAAAACAATGATTCCATGGGAATGCCAGCTGAATATCTTCCTCAGACAGTAGGAACAG GAGTTGGGGCTGTAGGTGTACAAGCTGTCGGCAGAAATGTGAATGTTGCAGCACCAGATTTCAATATACCCCACTGGTGGAGTCAATTGAAGGTGCCTGGGCTTAGACCGTCGATGTCGGTGGATGATTTGGTGAACCACCTAGGTAACTGCATCTCAGAGCAGATCACTTCAGGCAATCCGGCATTGGCCAACAATGAGGTGCCGACCAAAGAAACACTTGAGGGGATTGCTCAGTGCCTTCTTGGTGACACACAAGGCCCACCAGTTTCTGCTTCAGACGAGAGATCACTGATGGCCAGGGTGGACTCCCTCTGCTGTTTGATTCAGAAAGACACAGCACCAGTTGCCAAACCAAAGCCGGAGCCAAATGACAGTGACAGCATTGGCGCGGAAGCCTCAGATGGCTCCGACGAAGAATTCAGCTCCGCCGGCTATGTCAAGAAAGGATTCGTTTGGGGAGCTGCTGACAAACCTTCCCCGCATCGCCTCGCTACCGCAGTTCCTCTTCAAGATCCCAGAGGATACTGA
- the LOC136520863 gene encoding probable folate-biopterin transporter 2: MSPQPAPDDLAEDKERETNVLIEAAPGSPAKAAEEGHGHGHGHGRPPPSPVAWFRMLARELHWSFVFGVVATYGISQGLGGGISRVASDYYWKDVQRVQPSVAQVYQGVTSIPWMVKPLWGLLTDVLPVAGYRRRPYFILAGFIGVIAMLILALHSKLHALFALLALMTGSASVAIADVTIDACVAENSIVYPHLAADMISLNGFCSSVGGLIGFSISGFLVHAIGAQGALGLLTIPSALVILSGTLLKEVHIPNFPYEQAHKKFVEASGKMLTALKCPEVWRPCVYMYVSLALSVDIQEGMFFWYTDRSAGLSFHEGFIGFMFAIGSVGSLVGVILYQNILKDHSFRSLLFSSQLLLSLAGMLDLILVLRLNLKMGIPDYYFAVIDEGVSKMINRIKWMPLLVLSSKLCPTGIEGTFYALLMSIDNIGSLTGSWIGGLLLHLLRITRTEFKNLWAAILIRNMMRLLPLALLFLVPRSDPNSTLLPSDLLNEGDDDEAQRVENVELTSLPANRDSCNDKSLHDCQIQEGLGGERDDDEASLLANRS; encoded by the exons ATGTCGCCGCAGCCGGCCcccgacgacctcgccgaggaCAAGGAGAGGGAGACCAATGTCCTCATCGAGGCGGCCCCGGGGTCGCCGGCGAAGGCGGCCGAGgagggccacggccacggccacggccacggcaggccgccgccgtcgccggtgGCGTGGTTCCGGATGCTGGCCAGGGAGCTGCACTGGAGCTTCGTCTTCGGCGTGGTGGCCACGTACGGCATCAGCCAGGGCCTCGGTGGTGGCATCTCGCGCGTCGCGTCCGACTACTACTGGAAGGATGTGCAGCGGGTGCAGCCGTCCGTGGCGCAGGTGTACCAGGGCGTCACCTCCATCCCCTGGATGGTCAAGCCGCTCTGGGGCCTGCTCACCGACGTGCTCCCCGTCGCCGGATACCGCCGCCGGCCCTACTTTATTCTTGCAG GCTTCATCGGAGTGATTGCAATGCTTATACTCGCTCTCCACAGCAAGCTTCATGCATTGTTCGCTTTGTTGGCATTGATGACCGGAAGCGCTAGTGTGGCGATAGCTGATGTTACTATAGATGCTTGTGTGGCCGAAAACAGTATAGTGTACCCTCATCTTGCTGCTGACATGATAAGCTTAAATGGATTCTGTTCATCTGTTGGAGGTCTTATTGGATTCTCAATAAGTGGTTTTCTTGTTCATGCAATAGGGGCTCAA GGTGCCCTTGGACTGTTAACCATACCCTCTGCCTTAGTAATTTTATCCGGAACACTGCTGAAGGAGGTTCATATCCCCAACTTTCCATACGAGCAG GCCCATAAGAAGTTTGTAGAAGCAAGTGGGAAAATGTTAACAGCTTTGAAATGCCCTGAAGTATGGCGACCATGTGTTTACATGTACGTATCACTTGCGTTGAGTGTCGACATCCAAGAAGGAATGTTCTTCTGGTACACAGACCGAAGCGCAGGGTTATCTTTCCATGAG GGATTTATTGGCTTTATGTTCGCTATTGGATCAGTTGGTTCTCTTGTGGGTGTTATACTTTATCAAAATATTCTTAAGGACCATTCCTTTCGCAGCCTTCTTTTTTCGAGCCAGCTGTTGCTAAGCTTGGCAGGAATGCTTGATCTGATCTTGGTGCTTCGACTAAACCTTAAAATGGGGATACCAGATTACTACTTTGCGGTGATCGATGAGGGGGTCTCCAAAATGATCAACCGTATCAAATGGATGCCTCTTCTGGTGCTTAGCTCAAAGCTTTGCCCCACTGGCATTGAAGGCACGTTCTACGCATTGCTCATGTCCATCGACAACATTGGCTCGTTAACTGGATCATGGATTGGTGGGTTGCTCCTTCATTTGTTGAGAATCACAAGAACAGAATTCAAGAACCTCTGGGCCGCTATCTTGATTCGAAATATGATGAGGCTGCTACCACTGGCGCTGTTATTCTTGGTGCCAAGAAGTGATCCTAATTCCACTCTTCTTCCATCCGATTTGCTGAATGAGGGAGATGACGATGAAGCTCAGCGAGTAGAGAATGTCGAGTTAACCTCCCTCCCTGCAAACAGAGATTCTTGCAATGATAAATCTCTCCATGACTGCCAGATTCAGGAGGGCCTTGGTGGAGAACGAGATGACGACGAAGCTTCACTTCTTGCCAACAGGAGTTGA